The genomic window CGGCGGCCTGGCGGCCGGCAGCGGCGTGATCCTGGCGCTGCCGCACATGGCCAACTGGGACCTCGCGGGCGCCTGGGTCACCACCAAGCTGGAGACGCCGTTCGCCACCGTCGCGGAACGCCTCAAGCCCGAGACGCTCTACGACCGCTTCGTCGCCTACCGCGAGGGCCTGGGCATGGAGGTGCTGCCGCACACCGGCGGCAGCGCGTTCGGCACCCTGGCCCGCCGCCTGCGCGACGGCGGCCTGGTCTGCCTGGTCGCCGACCGCGACCTGTCCACCTCCGGCGTCGAGGTCGACTTCTTCGGCGAGAAGACCAGGATGCCGGCCGGCCCCGCGCTGCTCGCCCAGCAGACCGGGGCGCTGCTGTTGCCGGTCACCCTGTGGTACGACGACTCGCCGGTGATGCAGGGCAGGGTGCACCCGCCGGTCCCGGTGCCGGCCGAGGGGGACCGCGCCCACCGCACCACGGTGATGACCCAGGCGCTCGCCGACGCGTACGCCTCCGGTATCGCGGAGCACCCGGAGGACTGGCACATGCTGCAACGGCTCTGGCTGGCCGACCTCGAACCGCGCGCCGGCGCTCCCGTGCCGGCCGCCGACGGCAGCGGAACGGGGACCGTGTGAGGATCGGGATCGTCTGCCCGTACTCCTGGGACGTCCCTGGCGGCGTCCAGTTCCACATCAGGGACCTCGCCGAGCACCTGATCGCGCTCGGCCACCACGTCTCGGTCCTGGCGCCCGCCGACGACGAGACCCCGCTGCCGCCCTACGTCGTCTCGGCAGGGCGCGCGGTCCCCGTTCCCTACAACGGGTCGGTGGCCCGGCTGAACTTCGGCTTCCTGTCCGCGGCCCGGGTCAGGCGCTGGCTGCACGACGGCGCCTTCGACGTCGTCCACATCCACGAGCCCACCTCGCCCTCGCTCGGCCTGCTCGCTTGCTGGGCCGCGCAGGGCCCGATCGTGGCGACCTTCCACACCTCCAACCCGCGCTCGCGGGCGATGATCGCCGCCTACCCGATCCTGCAGCCCGCGCTGGAGAAGATCAGGGCGCGCATCGCGGTCAGCGAGTACGCCAGGCGCACCCTGGTCGAGCACCTGGGCGGCGACGCTGTCGTCATCCCCAACGGCGTCGACGTCGACTTCTTCGCCCGCGCCGAGCCGCGCAAGGAGTGGCAGGGCGACACCATCGGCTTCATGGGCCGGATCGACGAGCCGCGCAAGGGGCTGCCGGTGCTGATGCGGGCGCTGCCGGCCATCCTCGCCGAGCGCCCCGGCACCCGGCTGCTGGTCGCCGGCCGTGGCGACGCCGAGGAGGCCGTCGCCACGCTGCCCGAGCAGATGCGCGGCCGGGTCGAATTCCTCGGCATGGTCAGCGACCAGGACAAGGCGCGGCTGCTGCGCAGCGTCGACCTCTACGTGGCGCCGAACACCGGCGGCGAGTCCTTCGGCATCATCCTGGTCGAGGCGATGTCGGCCGGCGCCGCGGTGCTGGCCAGCGACCTCGACGCCTTCGCGCAGGTGCTCGCCCAGGGCTCGGCGGGCGAGCTGTTCGCCAACGAGGACGCCGACGCGCTGGCCGCCGCCGCTCTGCGGCTGCTCGCCGACCCCGGGCGGCGCACCGCGCTGAGCGCCAGGGGCCGCGCGCACGTACGCCGCTTCGACTGGTCCTCGGTCGGCGCGGACATCCTGTCGGTCTACGAGACGGTCGCCGACGGCGCCGCGCACGTGGCCACCGACGAGCGGACCCGGCTGCGCGGGTTCTTCGGTCCCGCGCGCCGGTAGCCTTGCCGCCCGTGACCACCACCATCATCTGGATCGCGGTGGCGCTCGTCGCGGTCGGCCTGTACCTGAGCTGGACCGCGGGGCGCCTTGACCGGCTGCACGCCCGTATCGACGCGGCCCGCGCGGCGCTGGACGCCCAGCTGCTGCGGCGCGCCTCCGTCGCCCAGGAGCTGGCGACCGCGGGGGTGCTCGACCCGGCGGCGTCCATCGTGCTCTACGAGTCCGCGCACGCCGCCCGGCAGGCCGAGCCGGAGCAGCGGGAGGTGGCGGAGAGCGAGCTGAGCCAGGCGCTGCGCGCGGTCTTCCCCGACCCGGACGCGGTCGGCGAGGTCAGCGGCGCCCCCGGCGGCACCGCGGCGATCGGCGAGCTGACCCAGGCGGTACGCCGGGTGCCGATGGCCAGGCGCTTCCACAACGACGCGGTCCGCGCCGCCCGCGCAGTCCGCGAGCACCGGGTGGTGCGCTGGCTGCGGCTGGCCGGACACGCACCCTTCCCGCTGGCTTTCGAGATGGACGACGAACCACCGTCCCCGCTGACCACAGAGGGCGCGGGCGCGCACTGACGGTCCCGGCGGCGGGAGCCACCCGCGCCGAATTGGCCCTTTTCCGCCGCCGCCCGGCGACCGACGATGGCAGTGGCCCTGGTGGCGAGCCGGGGCGACTACTGCCGTTCACCAGCGAGTGAGGTCACCGTGTCCACCACACCGTCCGCCGCAAGCAGCCCCGAGACGGGCACCGCACGTGTCAAGCGCGGTATGGCCGAGCAGCTCAAGGGCGGCGTGATCATGGACGTCGTCACCCCGGAGCAGGCCAGGATCGCCGAGGACGCCGGAGCCGTCGCCGTCATGGCGCTGGAGCGGGTGCCCGCCGACATCCGCAAGGACGGCGGCGTGGCCCGGATGTCCGACCCCGACATGATCGACGGCATCATCGCCGCGGTCTCCATCCCGGTGATGGCGAAGTCCAGGATCGGCCATGTCGTCGAGGCCCAGGTGCTGCAGGCGCTCGGCGTGGACTACATCGACGAGTCCGAGGTGCTCACCCCGGCCGACGAGGTCAACCACTCCGACAAGTGGGCCTTCACCACCCCCTTCGTCTGCGGCGCCACCAACCTCGGCGAGGCGCTGCGCCGGATCGCCGAGGGCGCGGCCATGATCCGCTCCAAGGGCGAGGCCGGCACCGGCAACGTCGTGGAGGCGGTCCGCCACCTGCGGCAGATCAAGGGCGAGATCGCCCGCCTCAAGGGCCTGGACAACAACGAGCTGTACGCGGCCGCCAAGGA from Streptomyces sp. NBC_01198 includes these protein-coding regions:
- the pdxS gene encoding pyridoxal 5'-phosphate synthase lyase subunit PdxS; the encoded protein is MSTTPSAASSPETGTARVKRGMAEQLKGGVIMDVVTPEQARIAEDAGAVAVMALERVPADIRKDGGVARMSDPDMIDGIIAAVSIPVMAKSRIGHVVEAQVLQALGVDYIDESEVLTPADEVNHSDKWAFTTPFVCGATNLGEALRRIAEGAAMIRSKGEAGTGNVVEAVRHLRQIKGEIARLKGLDNNELYAAAKELRAPYELVREVAELGKLPVVLFSAGGVATPADAALMRQLGAEGVFVGSGIFKSGDPAKRAAAIVRATTFFDDPKVIADASRNLGEAMVGINIDTLPDSEHYANRGW
- a CDS encoding phosphatidylinositol mannoside acyltransferase; the protein is MKERVIDGLYGAGWAAVKTLPEPAARALGRTVADAAWRQRGKGVLRLESNLARVVPDAGPEGLRELSRAGMRSYLRYWMESFRLPAWSKDRVRGGFDPSDVHYLTGGLAAGSGVILALPHMANWDLAGAWVTTKLETPFATVAERLKPETLYDRFVAYREGLGMEVLPHTGGSAFGTLARRLRDGGLVCLVADRDLSTSGVEVDFFGEKTRMPAGPALLAQQTGALLLPVTLWYDDSPVMQGRVHPPVPVPAEGDRAHRTTVMTQALADAYASGIAEHPEDWHMLQRLWLADLEPRAGAPVPAADGSGTGTV
- a CDS encoding glycosyltransferase family 4 protein, translating into MRIGIVCPYSWDVPGGVQFHIRDLAEHLIALGHHVSVLAPADDETPLPPYVVSAGRAVPVPYNGSVARLNFGFLSAARVRRWLHDGAFDVVHIHEPTSPSLGLLACWAAQGPIVATFHTSNPRSRAMIAAYPILQPALEKIRARIAVSEYARRTLVEHLGGDAVVIPNGVDVDFFARAEPRKEWQGDTIGFMGRIDEPRKGLPVLMRALPAILAERPGTRLLVAGRGDAEEAVATLPEQMRGRVEFLGMVSDQDKARLLRSVDLYVAPNTGGESFGIILVEAMSAGAAVLASDLDAFAQVLAQGSAGELFANEDADALAAAALRLLADPGRRTALSARGRAHVRRFDWSSVGADILSVYETVADGAAHVATDERTRLRGFFGPARR